One window from the genome of Pseudanabaena yagii GIHE-NHR1 encodes:
- a CDS encoding S1 RNA-binding domain-containing protein, translating into MNATKNIQPFSADDFANALAEHNYEFAVGQVVKGKVISVESSGIYVDIGAKSLGFLPIEEATLSGSSRSGDAFPIGNEYEFLIISSQNADGEVKLSVRRLLFKQAWQTLKDYQTESKVFETKVIGTNSGGVIVDAVGLRGFVPRSHLTDATDLAKLVGKKIPVMVLDADETRKKLVLSNRQAAKLAAIGQLAKGQLISGKVSNIRPFGAFVEFAGVSGLLHVKEMSQKPVSDPTRVFQINDIIKAVIIDIDESRDRIALSTKLLELHAGEMLDNSAQVFAEAEERLEKNISKLWEA; encoded by the coding sequence ATGAACGCCACAAAAAATATTCAGCCCTTTTCTGCCGATGATTTTGCCAATGCCCTCGCCGAGCATAACTATGAGTTTGCTGTGGGGCAAGTCGTGAAGGGCAAGGTGATCTCAGTTGAAAGTAGTGGCATTTATGTCGATATTGGTGCTAAATCTTTAGGTTTTCTCCCCATCGAAGAAGCAACCCTGAGTGGTTCTTCCCGCTCTGGTGATGCTTTCCCCATCGGCAATGAGTATGAGTTTCTGATTATTAGTAGCCAGAATGCTGATGGTGAAGTAAAGCTATCGGTGCGCCGCCTATTATTCAAGCAAGCTTGGCAAACTCTGAAGGATTACCAAACCGAGTCAAAGGTATTCGAGACTAAGGTGATTGGTACTAATAGCGGTGGTGTGATTGTCGATGCCGTTGGTTTGCGTGGTTTTGTGCCGCGATCTCACCTCACTGATGCTACAGATCTAGCGAAACTCGTTGGCAAAAAAATTCCTGTAATGGTGCTAGATGCTGATGAAACTCGTAAAAAGCTAGTACTATCAAACCGTCAAGCGGCTAAACTTGCAGCGATCGGTCAACTCGCTAAAGGACAGCTAATTAGTGGCAAGGTAAGCAACATTCGTCCTTTTGGCGCATTTGTGGAGTTTGCTGGTGTATCTGGCTTGTTGCATGTCAAGGAAATGAGCCAAAAGCCTGTGAGTGATCCCACCCGTGTCTTTCAAATCAATGACATCATCAAGGCGGTAATTATCGATATTGATGAATCTCGCGATCGCATTGCCCTGTCCACCAAGCTGCTCGAACTGCACGCAGGCGAGATGCTTGATAACTCCGCACAGGTCTTTGCCGAAGCTGAGGAGCGTCTCGAAAAAAATATCAGCAAGCTCTGGGAAGCGTAG
- the psbM gene encoding photosystem II reaction center protein PsbM encodes METNFLGLLATVLAVFVPTVFLLTLYIQTASREEGQANK; translated from the coding sequence ATGGAAACTAATTTTCTTGGTCTTCTAGCTACTGTCCTAGCAGTATTCGTACCTACCGTCTTCTTGCTGACCCTGTATATCCAAACAGCCAGCCGTGAAGAAGGTCAAGCAAATAAATAG
- a CDS encoding PilN domain-containing protein, whose translation MYTLDINFLNDRAAAEAQGVERQPIADSQFLIYGGAVAVVALALVGGAFFFLNSANEGIQQELATLTAKETSLNGKIKSLEDQEKQLQAIQDRTNQILNLFVGNLPVSAIADDLRKRTPLTVQIKSITQQAVTAATPQATSQSTITLDGTATNYNELNDYILLLKASPLLDSDKTKLVSSTLQPATADKNFTLVNFQLQATTTSKSPAELLPQLQKLGADGLVARVNLLRQKGVIK comes from the coding sequence ATGTATACACTTGACATTAACTTTTTAAATGATCGTGCTGCTGCTGAAGCGCAGGGCGTAGAAAGACAGCCGATCGCTGATTCTCAATTTTTGATTTATGGTGGTGCTGTAGCTGTAGTGGCACTTGCTTTAGTTGGTGGTGCATTCTTTTTCCTCAATTCCGCTAACGAAGGAATCCAACAGGAATTGGCTACTTTGACAGCCAAAGAGACCTCGCTGAACGGCAAGATCAAGTCCTTGGAAGATCAAGAAAAACAACTTCAAGCAATCCAAGATAGAACTAATCAGATTTTAAATCTCTTTGTTGGTAATTTGCCTGTGAGTGCGATCGCAGATGATCTTAGAAAACGCACTCCCCTCACAGTACAAATTAAATCTATTACACAACAAGCTGTTACTGCCGCAACACCACAAGCTACTAGTCAGTCAACGATAACTCTAGATGGAACAGCTACTAACTACAACGAGTTAAATGACTACATATTATTGCTAAAAGCTTCTCCTCTTTTAGATAGCGATAAAACAAAGCTAGTGTCTTCAACTCTACAACCTGCTACCGCTGACAAGAACTTTACATTAGTTAATTTTCAACTTCAAGCAACAACAACATCTAAAAGTCCAGCAGAATTATTACCTCAGCTACAAAAGTTAGGAGCCGATGGACTAGTTGCGAGAGTTAATCTATTAAGACAAAAAGGAGTGATCAAATAA
- a CDS encoding secretin N-terminal domain-containing protein, whose amino-acid sequence MSAKLNAKLSGKSKVKSLACWLLMAASCPQVLAIAPIQAQNQNQVSANQSDVVAVASRITDINTSVTGDRLNLTLNFASSDRPQVTYARQGKAWVALLNGAQLQLGNGNATYAQVNPMPGITSIEATQYAANKVKIRVNTTDPEVLKELIKRQDTPEGLVLSLETQPSAIQNSSISSTNAPETGVVPSQQNSPETSKVLTTQNTTSQSSVGNPLFEPKVTITSPDGKTRVAQANQTNNAPPPVSNPVTPQLPGRVPGVVPPFRQLKTPPVGDIATTTAKLRPDIVDLGTAERVPRITLREAPAIEVLTLIGRVAGLSVVSAEAPAAAGAPAATSGGLKQPVSLSIENETAQDVFNNVLRISGLEANRIGQTIFVATKLPITLKNLVTKSYRLNQITVGEASAYLIGLGASRVVNRQRPIPGTQTATIGSAATTVVNIPTEAVPTLETVAITPESGATPLLKGLQVIAEERGNSLTLIGSPRQVEFAEAQLARLDFRKRQVVVNVKVVEVRLGANQTFSSSLAFNPSSNGGGTTAVLNSNAGTLFVDLNRGNGLVTPQTLFASLNFSVANNNAKIITDPSITVQEGETGTVSLTEGVATKSTVTAATFNANGTVLTPATQTITVEDVGLALNIQIDRVDDNGFVNLSVSPSVTAPGELLVNRVDNNGIPVFVRSLSKRILNSGKIRMRDGQTLVLSGIIRDQDTLSVTKVPFLGDLPIIGALFRQETNTNNRSEIVIVVTPRVIDDSQNANWGYTYQPGPEVQKVIDSNQRKAQ is encoded by the coding sequence ATGAGTGCCAAGTTGAATGCCAAATTGAGCGGAAAATCGAAGGTCAAGTCTTTGGCTTGCTGGCTGTTAATGGCTGCAAGTTGCCCACAGGTACTTGCGATCGCCCCAATTCAGGCGCAAAATCAAAATCAAGTATCAGCCAATCAAAGTGATGTCGTTGCTGTTGCTAGCCGCATTACTGATATCAATACCAGTGTGACAGGCGATCGCCTCAATCTCACTTTAAATTTTGCTAGTAGCGATCGACCTCAAGTCACCTACGCTCGGCAGGGTAAGGCATGGGTAGCATTACTAAATGGAGCGCAACTGCAACTCGGTAATGGCAATGCTACCTATGCACAAGTAAATCCCATGCCAGGGATCACCTCAATTGAAGCAACTCAATACGCAGCAAATAAAGTTAAGATTCGTGTAAATACTACAGATCCAGAAGTACTTAAGGAGCTTATTAAGCGTCAGGATACTCCCGAAGGTTTGGTTTTGAGTCTAGAGACACAGCCTTCAGCTATCCAGAATAGCTCTATCTCTTCGACCAATGCACCTGAAACTGGTGTTGTCCCTAGCCAACAGAACTCCCCTGAAACAAGTAAAGTCCTGACTACTCAAAATACTACTAGCCAATCTTCAGTGGGGAATCCATTATTTGAGCCGAAGGTTACTATTACATCTCCTGACGGTAAGACTCGTGTTGCTCAGGCTAACCAAACAAATAATGCACCACCACCTGTTTCAAATCCAGTTACTCCCCAGCTACCGGGTCGTGTTCCAGGTGTTGTACCTCCATTTCGCCAATTAAAGACTCCTCCTGTTGGAGACATCGCAACAACAACTGCTAAACTTCGTCCAGATATTGTCGATTTAGGCACGGCGGAACGAGTCCCAAGGATTACTTTGCGTGAAGCACCAGCGATTGAGGTATTGACATTAATCGGTCGTGTTGCTGGCTTAAGTGTTGTTTCTGCGGAAGCACCTGCTGCGGCTGGTGCGCCAGCTGCTACATCTGGTGGTCTAAAACAACCTGTTAGTCTTTCGATTGAGAATGAAACTGCTCAAGATGTTTTTAACAATGTATTGAGAATTTCTGGACTAGAGGCAAACCGTATCGGTCAAACAATTTTTGTGGCAACTAAGCTTCCGATAACCTTGAAAAACCTAGTCACAAAAAGCTATCGTCTTAACCAAATTACAGTTGGCGAGGCATCAGCCTATCTAATTGGATTAGGGGCATCTCGTGTTGTAAACCGTCAACGACCTATTCCTGGTACTCAAACTGCAACTATTGGTTCTGCTGCCACCACAGTGGTAAATATCCCCACAGAAGCAGTGCCAACATTAGAAACTGTTGCAATTACACCAGAGTCAGGCGCTACGCCTCTTTTGAAGGGATTGCAAGTTATAGCTGAAGAGCGTGGTAACTCACTAACATTAATTGGTAGTCCTAGACAGGTTGAATTTGCTGAAGCTCAGCTAGCGAGACTTGATTTTCGCAAGAGACAGGTTGTGGTTAACGTAAAAGTTGTTGAAGTCCGCTTAGGGGCTAACCAAACATTTAGTTCTTCCCTTGCCTTTAATCCTAGTAGTAATGGTGGAGGGACTACCGCAGTGCTAAATTCTAATGCTGGTACATTGTTCGTAGATCTAAATCGAGGTAATGGACTAGTTACACCTCAAACACTTTTTGCTTCTTTAAACTTTAGTGTTGCTAACAACAACGCTAAAATCATAACCGATCCTTCTATTACTGTCCAAGAGGGAGAAACAGGAACGGTAAGCCTAACAGAAGGAGTAGCAACTAAGAGCACAGTCACGGCTGCGACATTTAATGCAAATGGTACGGTTTTGACTCCTGCTACTCAGACCATTACTGTAGAAGATGTGGGTCTTGCCTTAAACATCCAAATTGATAGAGTTGATGATAATGGATTCGTCAATCTATCTGTTTCACCTTCAGTAACTGCTCCAGGAGAGTTGCTTGTCAATAGAGTAGATAACAATGGTATCCCAGTTTTTGTTAGGTCTCTAAGCAAGCGTATTTTGAATTCAGGTAAAATACGTATGCGAGATGGTCAAACTCTTGTGCTGTCTGGAATTATTCGCGATCAAGACACTCTAAGTGTAACCAAAGTTCCGTTCCTTGGCGATCTCCCTATCATTGGTGCTTTATTCCGTCAGGAAACTAATACTAATAACCGTAGTGAAATAGTCATAGTTGTCACTCCACGTGTCATTGATGATAGTCAGAATGCGAACTGGGGTTATACCTATCAACCAGGTCCAGAGGTTCAGAAGGTGATTGATAGCAATCAACGTAAGGCTCAGTAA
- the chlP gene encoding geranylgeranyl reductase, whose product MTLRVAVVGGGPAGSCAAETLAKAGIETYIFERKLDNAKPCGGAIPLCMVSEFELPPEIIDRRVRNMKMISPSNVEVDIKLDNPDEYIGMCRREVLDAFLRNRAADLGAKLINGRVLDIKINNNGNQPYVITYSDFADGGKEGVIRTLEIDLIIGADGANSVVAKAMDAGDYNYAIAFQERIRIPEDKMEYYKDLAEMYVGDDVSPDFYAWVFPKYDHVAVGTGTMHKNQRLIKQLQAGIRARALPRIEGGEVIKVEAHPIPEHPRPRRVVGRIALVGDAAGYVTKSSGEGIYFAAKSGRMCAEAIVEFAEAGKRIPTEADLKVYIKRWDKQYGLTYKVLDILQNVFYATNATREAFVEMCADKDVQKLTFDSYLYKTVVPANPFTQLKITLKTIGSLFRGNALAP is encoded by the coding sequence TTGACATTACGAGTTGCTGTTGTAGGCGGCGGACCTGCGGGTTCTTGTGCGGCTGAAACACTTGCCAAAGCAGGTATTGAGACCTATATATTTGAACGGAAGCTGGACAACGCCAAACCCTGCGGCGGAGCAATTCCTCTATGTATGGTTTCCGAGTTTGAGTTACCTCCAGAGATCATCGATCGCCGCGTTCGCAATATGAAAATGATCTCTCCCAGTAATGTGGAAGTAGACATTAAGCTAGACAATCCCGATGAATATATCGGCATGTGTCGCCGCGAAGTCTTAGATGCTTTCTTACGCAATCGTGCCGCCGATCTTGGTGCAAAACTGATTAACGGGCGTGTCCTTGATATCAAGATTAATAACAATGGCAATCAGCCCTACGTGATCACCTACTCAGACTTTGCTGATGGTGGCAAAGAAGGTGTTATCCGTACCCTAGAAATCGATCTGATTATTGGGGCTGATGGTGCTAACTCTGTAGTTGCTAAGGCAATGGATGCTGGTGACTACAACTATGCGATCGCTTTCCAAGAGCGAATCCGCATCCCTGAAGACAAGATGGAATATTACAAAGATCTTGCAGAAATGTATGTTGGCGATGATGTATCGCCCGATTTCTATGCATGGGTCTTCCCTAAATACGATCACGTGGCAGTTGGTACTGGCACAATGCACAAAAACCAACGCCTGATCAAGCAATTGCAAGCGGGGATTCGTGCCCGTGCTTTGCCTCGCATCGAAGGTGGCGAAGTGATTAAGGTCGAAGCCCACCCCATTCCTGAGCATCCTCGTCCTCGCCGTGTAGTCGGTCGGATCGCCCTCGTTGGTGATGCCGCAGGCTATGTCACCAAGTCCAGTGGCGAAGGCATTTACTTTGCTGCGAAATCGGGTCGCATGTGTGCTGAAGCGATCGTCGAGTTTGCCGAAGCAGGTAAGCGCATTCCTACCGAAGCTGATCTCAAGGTTTACATCAAGCGTTGGGACAAGCAGTATGGCTTGACCTATAAAGTCCTAGACATTCTCCAGAATGTGTTTTATGCCACCAACGCCACCCGTGAAGCTTTTGTGGAAATGTGTGCCGATAAGGATGTGCAAAAGCTCACCTTTGACAGCTATCTTTACAAAACCGTTGTCCCCGCTAATCCTTTCACCCAGTTGAAGATTACATTAAAGACAATTGGCAGCTTGTTTAGAGGCAATGCCTTAGCCCCCTAA
- a CDS encoding tetratricopeptide repeat protein has product MTQDFHQTNLDSDSHQDFYNQGLAKAKAGDRYGAIQCFSKVIATDAEFVEAYYQRGLLLFDLGDHQGAIADYNQALSLHPQYLDTYIARSMAKIAIADLTAAQADIAQALELNPKSATAHQLLGLTYKQQNQIEKAIATYKKAASLFLELRDEDNCRRCIESYKPLEALLPPSQEEIFANVQQKIDQSDYTNALIDLNWLIQIEPKNARAFCLRGLVLGKLGDSQGAIKDLNQALFLEPQNPEIRIGRGKIRVEIGDAQGAIADFNELLREYPSNSEIYINRARAYLKLKDYRTAIEDFSRSLAIDTNNPQLYCDRAEARYDFGDLKGAIADYQQAANIWFNQSIMDRYRYALARINLWQSELEKQTQEAKRKQDKAAATIDLMQMPSLELQQRLLALVGGNMAIAQRLIDIAKQDHPNMPEVWYWQKVVFDLESEQK; this is encoded by the coding sequence ATGACACAAGATTTCCATCAAACTAATCTGGACTCAGATTCACATCAAGATTTTTACAATCAAGGCTTAGCTAAAGCCAAGGCTGGAGATCGCTATGGGGCGATCCAATGTTTTAGCAAAGTAATTGCCACTGACGCTGAGTTTGTGGAAGCTTACTATCAAAGGGGATTGTTACTTTTTGATTTGGGAGATCATCAAGGCGCGATCGCCGACTATAACCAAGCCTTAAGTCTTCATCCCCAATATCTAGATACGTATATTGCACGGAGCATGGCTAAAATTGCGATCGCCGATCTCACTGCTGCTCAAGCTGATATTGCCCAAGCGCTGGAACTTAATCCTAAATCAGCGACGGCTCACCAGTTACTAGGCTTGACCTACAAGCAACAAAATCAAATTGAAAAGGCGATCGCTACCTACAAAAAAGCCGCAAGCCTATTTTTAGAACTGCGCGATGAAGATAATTGTCGTCGTTGTATCGAGAGCTATAAACCTTTAGAAGCACTGCTACCACCATCTCAGGAGGAAATCTTCGCAAATGTCCAGCAAAAAATCGATCAGAGTGACTATACCAACGCCTTAATCGATCTCAATTGGCTCATACAAATTGAGCCAAAAAATGCTAGAGCTTTCTGTTTGCGGGGTCTAGTTTTAGGCAAACTTGGTGATTCTCAAGGTGCAATCAAAGATCTCAATCAAGCGCTATTTCTAGAGCCTCAGAATCCTGAAATTCGCATCGGTCGTGGCAAAATTCGGGTAGAAATTGGCGACGCACAGGGTGCGATCGCTGATTTTAACGAGTTACTCCGCGAATATCCCAGCAATAGTGAAATTTACATAAATCGCGCTAGAGCCTATCTCAAGCTTAAGGACTATCGCACGGCGATTGAAGATTTTTCGAGATCGCTAGCTATAGATACAAATAATCCCCAACTATATTGCGATCGTGCTGAAGCAAGATATGACTTTGGTGATCTGAAAGGTGCGATCGCTGACTATCAACAAGCCGCCAATATTTGGTTTAACCAGTCCATCATGGATCGTTATCGCTATGCCCTAGCTCGCATCAATCTTTGGCAATCAGAATTGGAAAAACAAACCCAAGAGGCGAAACGTAAACAGGATAAAGCCGCAGCAACAATCGATTTAATGCAGATGCCCAGTCTGGAATTGCAGCAACGTTTACTCGCTTTAGTCGGAGGCAATATGGCGATCGCTCAGCGTCTCATCGACATTGCCAAACAAGATCATCCAAATATGCCCGAAGTTTGGTACTGGCAAAAGGTAGTTTTCGATCTAGAAAGCGAGCAAAAATGA
- the ftsH gene encoding ATP-dependent zinc metalloprotease FtsH has translation MSSAKQFFRSNLWRRVKTTVVSFAILQSVAIAVPTSARADGETATTIGYTDLLSNVKENRVQKIDIESNGLAAEAVLKDGRKVRVDLIARDGNTELMKALRENNVDIAVRAPQQPTLLWQLASTFFVPLLLIFILLMVLRRLSNAPGGPGQTLSFGKTKARFSPEAKTGILFEDVAGIDTAKEELQEVVTFLKQPDRFTAVGAKIPKGVLLIGPPGTGKTLLAKAIAGEAGVPFFSLSGSEFVEMFVGVGASRVRDLFQKAKDNAPCIIFIDEIDAVGRQRGAGIGGGNDEREQTLNQMLTEMDGFQGNTGVIVVAATNRPDVLDSALLRPGRFDRQITVDYPDYKGRQEILKVHARNKKLEENVSIESIARLTPGFAGADLANLLNEAAILAARRYKEAIGELEIADAIDRITIGLSMKPMLDSSKKRLVAYHEVGHALVMTLLKNASLLDKITIVPRSGGIGGFAKGVPDEEYGLESRSQIIDTITMMLGGRAAEEVVFGDAEITTGASGDFQQVARLARLMVTQFGMSELGLGALESESGEVFLGRNFMPQSDYSVKLGDRIDRQIRQIAQTCYETAKKLIEENRDLCDRLVDILLDVETLDGEEFRKIVAEYTQLPEKKTASVKF, from the coding sequence ATGTCTTCTGCAAAACAATTCTTTAGGTCAAACTTGTGGCGGCGCGTCAAAACGACGGTCGTGAGTTTCGCGATCTTGCAAAGTGTGGCGATCGCTGTGCCCACCTCTGCGCGAGCGGATGGCGAAACAGCAACGACAATAGGCTATACCGACTTACTTTCTAATGTCAAAGAAAATCGAGTCCAAAAGATCGATATCGAAAGTAATGGTTTAGCTGCAGAAGCCGTTTTGAAGGATGGGCGCAAAGTACGAGTTGATTTGATCGCTCGTGATGGCAATACCGAATTAATGAAGGCTTTGCGTGAGAATAATGTTGATATTGCGGTCAGAGCGCCTCAACAGCCAACATTACTATGGCAGCTCGCAAGTACATTTTTTGTGCCATTGCTATTGATTTTTATCTTGCTAATGGTGCTTCGTCGCCTCAGCAATGCCCCCGGCGGTCCCGGACAGACTTTAAGTTTTGGCAAAACAAAGGCGCGATTCTCTCCTGAAGCGAAAACGGGGATTTTGTTTGAAGATGTCGCAGGAATTGATACTGCTAAAGAAGAATTACAGGAAGTTGTTACATTTCTTAAACAGCCCGATCGCTTTACGGCTGTCGGTGCAAAAATCCCTAAGGGTGTATTGCTGATTGGCCCCCCCGGAACTGGTAAGACTCTTTTGGCTAAGGCGATCGCAGGGGAAGCGGGTGTACCATTTTTCTCGCTATCGGGTTCTGAGTTTGTAGAAATGTTTGTCGGCGTTGGCGCATCCCGTGTTCGTGACTTATTCCAAAAAGCAAAAGACAATGCACCTTGCATTATTTTCATTGATGAAATTGATGCGGTCGGTCGTCAGCGTGGGGCTGGTATAGGCGGCGGCAATGATGAGCGTGAACAAACCCTTAACCAAATGCTCACAGAAATGGATGGATTCCAAGGCAACACAGGCGTAATCGTCGTTGCTGCAACCAATCGTCCTGATGTCTTAGATAGCGCATTACTCCGTCCGGGAAGATTCGATCGCCAAATCACGGTGGACTATCCCGATTACAAGGGTCGCCAAGAAATTCTCAAAGTCCATGCGCGTAATAAAAAGCTGGAAGAAAATGTCTCCATTGAGTCGATCGCTCGTTTAACTCCTGGATTTGCGGGAGCCGATCTAGCGAACTTGCTCAATGAAGCTGCTATTCTCGCGGCAAGGCGCTACAAAGAGGCGATTGGTGAATTGGAAATTGCCGATGCGATTGATCGGATTACGATCGGTTTAAGTATGAAACCGATGCTCGATAGCTCCAAGAAGCGTTTAGTTGCCTATCATGAAGTTGGTCACGCCTTGGTGATGACTTTGCTCAAGAATGCTTCACTCCTCGACAAAATTACGATTGTGCCACGCTCTGGTGGTATCGGAGGCTTTGCTAAGGGTGTGCCCGATGAGGAATATGGTCTCGAATCGCGATCGCAAATTATTGACACGATCACCATGATGCTCGGTGGGCGTGCTGCTGAAGAAGTGGTCTTTGGCGATGCCGAAATTACCACAGGTGCATCGGGTGATTTCCAACAGGTTGCTCGACTCGCAAGGCTGATGGTGACTCAATTTGGAATGTCGGAGTTAGGCTTAGGAGCACTCGAATCTGAAAGTGGCGAAGTTTTCCTAGGACGTAACTTTATGCCCCAAAGTGATTATTCTGTGAAGTTAGGCGATCGCATTGATCGCCAAATCCGCCAAATCGCCCAAACCTGCTACGAAACCGCTAAAAAACTGATCGAGGAAAATCGTGATTTGTGCGATCGCCTAGTCGATATTCTCCTTGATGTGGAAACCCTTGACGGTGAAGAATTCCGTAAGATTGTGGCGGAATATACCCAGCTACCTGAAAAGAAAACTGCTTCGGTAAAGTTTTAA
- the pilM gene encoding type IV pilus biogenesis protein PilM has protein sequence MFGLKFGGKSKKGIGIEITSEKVNLVQLRRKGQSSYKLVTHGSVELPEGTVEEGRILDPVALGEIIRSLLSEKKIKVKKVATALPGRETVSRLIRLPAEIPDLELREMVLNQEASLYLPFPREDADVDYQKLGTSLDDDGIERIEILMVATPKEVTDSYIQALEIAQLQVDIVEVSSFALIRAMHNELSRFSTLAEAVAIVDIEYEATEITVTVDGVPQFSRTFPIGTAQIQNAQLRAINLPPRRTTDMEMLSSTVVPVQSMDTASLAGGGNTPGDAAIMRVVGDLSDELRRSIDFYTSQSPGSDVVQLLIAGPGACIGQLNEFFSQRLGIAASAIDPLTAIGVSVDGDIPIQDRMAMSVSLGLGLREV, from the coding sequence ATGTTCGGCTTAAAGTTTGGCGGAAAGTCTAAAAAAGGCATCGGAATAGAAATCACTTCCGAGAAAGTTAATCTTGTTCAATTGCGCCGCAAGGGGCAATCTTCCTATAAGTTAGTCACTCATGGTAGTGTCGAACTTCCTGAAGGAACCGTTGAAGAAGGACGTATTCTCGACCCTGTAGCGCTGGGAGAAATCATTCGCAGTTTGCTCTCAGAGAAAAAGATCAAGGTCAAAAAAGTTGCTACAGCGTTACCTGGTCGTGAGACAGTTAGTCGCTTGATTCGCTTACCTGCGGAAATTCCTGATTTGGAATTACGGGAAATGGTACTCAATCAAGAAGCTAGTCTGTATTTACCATTCCCCCGTGAAGACGCAGATGTGGACTATCAAAAGCTGGGTACATCACTAGATGATGATGGGATCGAGCGTATTGAAATTCTGATGGTAGCAACACCAAAAGAAGTAACAGATAGCTATATTCAGGCTTTAGAGATAGCCCAGCTACAGGTAGACATTGTGGAGGTCAGTAGCTTTGCTCTGATTCGTGCAATGCATAATGAGCTATCTAGATTTAGTACCCTAGCAGAAGCTGTAGCGATTGTTGATATTGAGTATGAAGCAACGGAAATTACGGTAACAGTTGATGGTGTACCACAGTTTTCGCGCACCTTCCCAATTGGTACTGCTCAAATTCAAAATGCTCAATTAAGAGCTATTAATTTGCCACCACGTCGGACGACAGATATGGAGATGTTAAGCTCAACGGTTGTGCCTGTGCAGTCTATGGATACAGCCAGCTTAGCAGGTGGTGGCAATACGCCTGGTGATGCGGCAATTATGCGGGTTGTTGGCGACCTTTCCGATGAATTGCGCCGTTCAATTGATTTCTATACCAGTCAGTCTCCCGGTTCCGATGTGGTTCAATTGCTGATCGCAGGTCCTGGAGCTTGCATTGGTCAGTTGAATGAGTTCTTTAGCCAACGCCTCGGCATTGCAGCAAGTGCGATCGATCCACTCACTGCTATAGGTGTATCTGTTGATGGGGATATTCCCATCCAAGATCGTATGGCAATGTCTGTGTCTCTAGGTTTAGGTTTGAGGGAGGTTTGA
- a CDS encoding DUF4168 domain-containing protein, with amino-acid sequence MNMQYQRHSGNLKNNFPKYVADLKRGIGRASLLGLCLAISMIVEPLINRDRSLTFAQTDQSVTQLNNILAQAVFGDDQLTRYASAVNAIENKRLEIFRTAKNNSNWSTVANLAESQQTKVCDISQPPEFLQDLCNQLRSFTEKEIHRRGFTNKEFNQITREQRQNPYLRGLIQAKQMELRKSK; translated from the coding sequence ATGAATATGCAGTATCAGAGGCATTCAGGTAATCTCAAAAATAATTTCCCAAAGTATGTAGCCGATCTCAAGAGAGGAATAGGTAGGGCTAGTTTACTTGGCTTATGTTTAGCAATATCGATGATTGTGGAGCCTTTAATTAATCGCGATCGTTCCTTAACTTTTGCTCAAACCGATCAATCAGTAACCCAATTAAATAATATTTTGGCTCAGGCCGTTTTTGGGGATGACCAGTTAACTCGCTATGCCTCAGCCGTAAATGCGATCGAAAACAAACGTTTAGAAATTTTTCGGACTGCCAAAAATAATTCTAATTGGTCAACTGTCGCCAATCTTGCCGAATCACAACAAACCAAAGTTTGCGACATCTCTCAACCACCCGAATTTTTGCAGGATCTTTGTAATCAACTGCGGAGTTTCACCGAAAAAGAAATTCACCGTCGTGGTTTTACCAATAAGGAATTTAATCAGATTACCCGTGAACAAAGACAAAATCCGTATTTACGAGGCTTAATCCAAGCCAAACAGATGGAACTACGCAAGAGCAAGTAA